From a region of the Paraburkholderia hospita genome:
- a CDS encoding CpaF family protein, with translation MTNITSLRDQFSDNGDSSLRDHSVARTSMARKAYQELRRNVHQSIIERVELEKLQRLSPDQMQHEIALLVERIIDEDSIPVNEIERRQLIRDVRDEMLGFGPLEPLLADPTVSDILVNTSRHVYVERRGKLELTDVTFYDDAHLMKVIEKMVSRVGRRIDESNPMVDARLPDGSRINAIIPPSAIDGPLLSIRRFSVNPLTVADLMENQSFTSPMIQVLEALSAAKVNMLISGGTGSGKTTLLNVLSGFIPAYERIVTIEDAAELQLRQLHVLRLETRPPNIEGRGEITQRSLVRNALRMRPDRIILGEVRGAEALDMLQAMNTGHEGSLATVHANTPRDALTRLENMIGMAGLNLPPKAARHQISSAITVIVQVARLTDGRRKVTSIQEITGMEGEVINMQEIFTFKRAGVDKDGKVTGHFCATGVRPNFSDRLREFGVPVPDDLYDPTKRHVV, from the coding sequence ATGACGAACATAACCTCATTGCGCGATCAGTTTTCCGACAACGGCGATTCATCACTGCGCGATCATAGTGTCGCCCGGACGAGCATGGCCAGAAAGGCGTATCAGGAGCTTCGCCGAAACGTTCACCAGTCGATTATCGAGCGCGTGGAGTTGGAAAAGCTTCAACGCCTTTCGCCCGACCAGATGCAGCACGAGATCGCACTGCTTGTCGAGCGTATCATCGATGAGGATTCGATCCCCGTCAACGAGATCGAACGGCGTCAGCTGATCCGCGATGTACGCGACGAGATGCTCGGCTTCGGTCCGCTCGAACCGCTACTCGCGGACCCGACCGTTTCCGATATTCTGGTCAACACATCGAGGCACGTGTACGTCGAACGGCGAGGCAAGCTCGAGCTTACCGATGTCACCTTCTACGACGACGCGCACCTGATGAAAGTCATCGAAAAGATGGTGTCTCGCGTGGGCCGCCGAATCGATGAATCGAATCCGATGGTGGACGCGCGTCTGCCGGATGGTTCCCGTATCAACGCGATCATCCCGCCGTCCGCGATCGACGGGCCGCTGCTGTCGATTCGCCGTTTCTCGGTCAACCCGCTGACGGTCGCAGACCTGATGGAGAACCAGAGCTTCACGTCGCCGATGATTCAGGTACTCGAGGCGTTGTCTGCGGCGAAGGTGAATATGCTGATTTCGGGCGGTACGGGCAGCGGGAAAACCACGCTGCTCAACGTTTTGTCGGGCTTCATTCCGGCCTATGAACGCATCGTGACCATCGAAGACGCAGCCGAACTCCAGTTGCGCCAGTTGCACGTTCTGCGGCTGGAAACCCGGCCGCCGAATATCGAGGGAAGAGGCGAAATCACCCAGCGCTCGCTGGTCCGCAACGCGCTGCGGATGCGCCCGGACCGCATCATTCTCGGCGAGGTCCGTGGCGCGGAAGCGCTGGACATGCTCCAGGCGATGAACACGGGGCATGAGGGGTCGCTCGCAACGGTGCACGCGAACACACCAAGAGACGCGCTGACCCGGCTCGAAAACATGATCGGCATGGCCGGCCTGAACCTGCCGCCGAAAGCCGCCCGCCATCAGATCAGCTCTGCGATCACGGTAATTGTACAGGTCGCCCGCCTGACGGACGGACGTCGGAAAGTCACGAGCATTCAGGAGATCACCGGCATGGAAGGTGAAGTGATCAACATGCAGGAGATCTTTACCTTCAAGCGCGCCGGTGTCGACAAGGATGGCAAGGTCACGGGCCATTTCTGTGCGACGGGCGTGCGCCCGAACTTCTCCGACCGGCTGCGCGAATTCGGCGTGCCGGTTCCCGATGACCTGTATGACCCGACAAAGCGCCATGTGGTGTAA
- a CDS encoding AAA family ATPase, translated as MVNILAISPEPARANEIGRALAAGDSRYRFHTSETSLADLCIQHDALDDIDLLLVDGVQMTAQDFTTLASLTSQHASLVCVMLTPDPSAEVALRAMRAGVRDVRPWPAPHEDLLRAIDEIASRIQGARRAGKVISFVSCKGGSGTSFLAANLGFAASAAGKHALLIDLSQQYGEAAFLVTESTPPATIADVCMQIDRLDQGYLEACLTHVADGFDVLAGAPDPARAKEIKPEHLQRIVSLVRHRYDLVIFDVGQSISNVSIAALDLSESIFPVVQLSLPYLRGARRLLEMFRSLGYGSDRIHLVVNRFHKKGPLGLAELEKTLGQRVETVIPEDSASVSESINQGVPILRLARTSGVAKGLWEMAHCILPAPEANGGSFLQKLFRKPIPARA; from the coding sequence ATGGTTAACATTCTCGCTATCTCACCGGAGCCTGCTCGCGCGAACGAGATCGGGCGTGCGCTCGCCGCGGGTGATTCGCGCTACCGCTTCCATACTTCGGAGACTTCGCTCGCGGACCTTTGTATCCAGCATGATGCACTCGACGACATCGACCTGTTGCTCGTCGACGGCGTGCAGATGACGGCGCAGGATTTCACGACGCTCGCTTCGCTGACGTCGCAGCACGCCAGTCTGGTTTGCGTGATGCTGACGCCCGATCCTTCGGCCGAGGTCGCGCTTCGTGCGATGCGCGCAGGCGTGCGCGACGTGCGGCCCTGGCCGGCGCCTCACGAAGACCTGCTGCGCGCCATCGACGAGATTGCGAGCAGGATCCAGGGCGCAAGGCGCGCCGGTAAGGTGATTTCCTTCGTGTCATGCAAGGGCGGCAGCGGCACGTCGTTTCTGGCCGCAAACCTCGGTTTTGCAGCGTCGGCCGCCGGCAAGCATGCGCTTCTGATCGATCTGAGCCAGCAATATGGCGAGGCGGCCTTTCTGGTCACGGAATCCACGCCGCCCGCCACGATCGCCGATGTATGCATGCAGATAGACCGGCTCGATCAGGGCTATCTCGAAGCGTGCCTGACCCATGTAGCCGACGGATTCGACGTGCTCGCGGGCGCGCCCGACCCAGCGCGAGCGAAAGAGATCAAGCCGGAGCACCTGCAACGCATCGTAAGTCTCGTGCGCCATCGCTATGACCTCGTCATCTTCGATGTTGGTCAGAGCATCAGCAACGTGTCGATAGCGGCGCTCGACCTGAGCGAAAGCATCTTTCCGGTGGTGCAACTGAGCCTCCCGTACCTGCGCGGTGCACGGCGACTGCTGGAAATGTTCAGGTCGCTTGGTTACGGCAGTGACCGAATCCACCTAGTGGTGAACCGCTTCCACAAGAAAGGTCCGCTCGGTCTGGCAGAACTGGAGAAGACCCTCGGCCAGCGCGTGGAGACCGTGATACCGGAGGACAGCGCGTCGGTGTCGGAGTCGATCAATCAGGGCGTGCCCATCTTGCGGCTAGCCAGGACGAGCGGTGTGGCGAAAGGCCTGTGGGAAATGGCGCATTGCATCTTGCCTGCACCCGAGGCCAACGGTGGCAGTTTCCTGCAGAAGCTCTTTCGCAAGCCGATTCCAGCCAGAGCCTGA
- a CDS encoding TadE/TadG family type IV pilus assembly protein, whose product MKTIDIKITYGRRRERGLAAVEFALIAPVFFMLLIGIMQMGFFFFYWNTATEATRLGARVAVVCDVNTSQSATNPVIKNMQQMLPILQPSNVTVAYSPSGCDATSCVSVTVSVSNVTVDTVVPFVKPFSIGIPNFSTTLPRESLDSQGGTNPTCS is encoded by the coding sequence ATGAAAACGATCGATATCAAGATTACATATGGCCGGCGGCGTGAACGCGGTTTGGCCGCGGTCGAGTTCGCGCTCATCGCGCCCGTCTTCTTCATGTTGCTGATCGGGATCATGCAGATGGGGTTCTTCTTCTTTTACTGGAATACGGCCACTGAAGCGACACGGCTCGGCGCCCGCGTTGCGGTGGTCTGCGACGTCAATACCAGCCAGTCCGCAACCAATCCCGTGATCAAGAACATGCAGCAGATGCTGCCGATCCTGCAGCCGTCCAACGTCACCGTGGCGTACTCGCCGTCGGGTTGTGACGCCACTTCATGCGTTTCGGTCACGGTTAGCGTGTCGAATGTCACCGTCGATACGGTGGTGCCGTTCGTGAAACCATTTTCAATCGGGATTCCGAATTTCTCGACGACATTGCCGCGCGAAAGCCTGGACAGTCAAGGCGGCACCAACCCGACCTGCAGTTAG
- a CDS encoding TadE/TadG family type IV pilus assembly protein has protein sequence MHKKGLSIRRMRGAVAVEFAFLAIPLTLLLLGIAEFGNAFYQYNTIDKSVRDAARMLSAYSPLQADYPLDSARCVVAYGNPDCTGSPLLGALTKNMVVICDQVNTTGCTGQFKNVQTDPSGDTINIVQVTVTGYAYSQITGFFNLAGLVFGDISCVMRQI, from the coding sequence ATGCACAAGAAAGGCCTCTCTATTCGCCGTATGCGCGGCGCCGTCGCGGTCGAATTCGCGTTTCTCGCGATTCCGTTGACGCTCCTCCTGCTCGGCATCGCCGAGTTCGGCAATGCGTTTTACCAGTACAACACGATCGACAAGTCCGTGCGTGACGCAGCGCGGATGCTGTCGGCCTACAGCCCATTGCAGGCCGACTATCCGCTGGACTCTGCGCGATGCGTGGTCGCGTACGGTAACCCGGATTGCACAGGTTCTCCATTGCTTGGCGCGTTGACGAAAAACATGGTCGTGATCTGCGACCAGGTGAACACGACGGGGTGCACGGGGCAATTCAAGAACGTTCAGACCGACCCGAGCGGAGACACCATCAACATCGTTCAGGTGACGGTCACGGGGTATGCGTATTCGCAGATCACAGGTTTCTTCAACCTGGCCGGACTGGTCTTCGGCGACATCAGCTGCGTGATGAGGCAGATATGA
- a CDS encoding pilus assembly protein TadG-related protein, which translates to MRRVNHSGAYGGAHRRERGVVAIMVALAMVLLFGFAALALDLGKLYIVRSELSNAADACALAAARDLTGAVSLETSEAAGITVGAANKMLLQSQNVSLSVNKNVTYSKTFAGQYQTKDKYTSADLPSIGYVRCTVVQSGISNWFMQVISSTLGTSAVAATAVASTTQAQTTCALPMYVCQPPAPASINIYDWLCSKSGPGSPPPCDKNTGNFGWVDLGQGGGASATANLFSGYGQCNLPTSNTLTTNPGLANNVANAYNTRFGIYSGGQYKGPADGPPDFTGYAYTSDWLAAGNTQQTSFADFLKQRLKFSAYQGDSAAGVFTQTPSPPASSIYTQGADRRLAIIPIVSNCSSVNGSSTVNVSSWACVLLLHPMTTNSNKDTIAPSPMNGWTMVQYLGQASAAGSPCATQGIPGTTSLAIGPKVPVLVQ; encoded by the coding sequence ATGCGTCGCGTCAATCATTCTGGTGCATACGGTGGCGCGCATCGGCGCGAGCGCGGCGTTGTGGCAATCATGGTTGCGCTCGCGATGGTGCTGCTGTTCGGCTTTGCGGCACTCGCGCTCGATCTGGGCAAGCTGTATATCGTGCGCAGCGAACTGTCCAATGCCGCGGACGCCTGTGCGCTCGCGGCGGCGCGCGATCTCACGGGGGCTGTGTCGCTGGAGACGTCCGAAGCAGCCGGCATCACGGTCGGCGCAGCCAACAAGATGCTGCTCCAAAGCCAGAACGTATCACTGTCTGTGAATAAAAACGTGACGTACAGCAAGACGTTTGCCGGGCAGTATCAGACCAAGGACAAATACACGAGCGCCGACCTGCCGAGCATCGGCTATGTCCGCTGCACGGTTGTTCAGTCCGGCATCAGCAACTGGTTCATGCAGGTCATTTCCTCGACGCTGGGCACCTCGGCGGTAGCGGCCACCGCGGTCGCGTCGACCACGCAGGCGCAGACGACGTGCGCGTTGCCGATGTACGTCTGCCAGCCGCCAGCCCCGGCCAGCATCAACATTTACGACTGGCTGTGCAGCAAGTCGGGACCAGGTTCGCCTCCTCCCTGCGACAAGAACACCGGCAATTTCGGATGGGTCGATCTGGGTCAGGGTGGCGGAGCAAGTGCGACGGCCAATCTTTTCTCGGGCTACGGACAGTGCAACCTGCCGACGTCGAACACGCTGACAACTAACCCTGGGTTGGCGAATAACGTGGCAAACGCCTATAACACGCGATTCGGAATTTACTCCGGAGGACAGTACAAGGGCCCCGCCGATGGACCGCCCGATTTCACGGGTTATGCCTATACGAGCGATTGGCTGGCGGCAGGCAATACGCAGCAAACGAGCTTCGCTGATTTTCTCAAGCAGCGCCTGAAGTTTTCGGCCTACCAGGGCGACAGCGCGGCCGGTGTGTTCACGCAAACCCCAAGCCCGCCGGCGAGCAGCATTTACACGCAAGGTGCCGACAGACGGCTTGCCATTATCCCTATCGTCAGCAACTGCTCCTCGGTGAACGGCAGCAGTACGGTGAATGTCTCGTCGTGGGCGTGCGTGCTGCTACTGCATCCGATGACGACCAATTCGAACAAGGACACGATCGCGCCATCACCGATGAACGGCTGGACGATGGTCCAGTATCTGGGGCAGGCATCGGCAGCTGGTTCACCCTGCGCCACGCAGGGCATCCCAGGCACGACTTCGCTCGCGATTGGGCCGAAGGTGCCAGTGCTCGTGCAATAG
- a CDS encoding type II and III secretion system protein family protein, with protein MKTKPGFSSCSTKQRCSLGSKAIAAMVCFGLVGAQTVQAQEMFEFPTMAKRGATPPLPAGRGAAPMTLAMGGPAGVAGAAGMANGPLPLRGPSCTGEIRDETNVTVPVGKSVLVPLLEPARNRTLGNPVVAQATLVSPRTLYVVGMTVGTTNMIVQGKSGSCQMINVIVNVDSEGLQQALRQLMPEERGIRVSTAAGNLVLGGSVSSGPAAQQAMQIAQAFADSQPTQQQQAASSGSGNGMSSTSQQSSSTSKAAAVINMMSVDSAQQVMLEVKVAEVSKSLINQLGSALNIQGGFGSWTGALVSNLLAGVTSALAVSKANNRPFNLAVDAQKTDNLVKILAEPNLVTISGQEATFLSGGKIFIPIPQSSGNGVSSITLQEEEFGVGLKFTPTVLANGRISLKVAPEVSELSPTGVTVSSSGTSGVSILPLINTRRASTVVQMHDGESFAIGGLLSNNITGALKAIPGLGEVPVLGALMRSTSFQQDMTELVFIITPHLVKPMQTANYPLPTDSFSQTNEADVYATGNMEGRHGKYSAAPTGAGPGNAPAPAPAPAPAPAPQAPAAPVSNALPPHDTQATSSAPVQPAASGNAAPPQKAEPSAQPVVLNPVMDEHAARIARIESAARRIAAREGRQDVANTDASRHALDH; from the coding sequence ATGAAAACGAAACCAGGATTCTCATCCTGCAGCACCAAGCAACGCTGCTCATTGGGCAGCAAGGCGATCGCTGCGATGGTTTGCTTTGGACTGGTCGGTGCGCAGACGGTCCAGGCACAAGAGATGTTCGAATTTCCGACGATGGCGAAGCGCGGCGCGACTCCGCCGTTGCCGGCAGGCCGCGGCGCGGCGCCGATGACGCTCGCGATGGGCGGGCCCGCTGGCGTTGCAGGCGCCGCAGGTATGGCAAACGGACCTTTGCCTCTGCGCGGCCCAAGCTGCACGGGCGAAATCCGCGATGAAACCAACGTCACCGTGCCGGTCGGCAAATCGGTACTCGTCCCGCTTCTCGAGCCCGCACGCAATCGCACGCTCGGCAACCCCGTCGTCGCGCAGGCCACGCTGGTGTCGCCTCGCACGCTTTACGTCGTCGGGATGACGGTCGGCACGACCAACATGATCGTGCAGGGCAAGAGCGGCTCATGCCAGATGATCAACGTGATCGTCAATGTCGATTCCGAGGGACTGCAGCAGGCGCTTCGGCAACTGATGCCGGAAGAGCGGGGCATCCGCGTTTCGACGGCGGCCGGCAATCTGGTGCTGGGCGGCAGTGTGTCGAGCGGGCCCGCGGCGCAACAGGCCATGCAGATCGCCCAGGCTTTCGCGGACTCGCAACCCACGCAGCAACAGCAGGCGGCCTCGTCGGGTTCCGGCAATGGCATGTCGAGCACGAGCCAGCAAAGTTCGAGCACCAGCAAGGCGGCCGCGGTGATCAACATGATGTCCGTCGATTCGGCGCAGCAGGTGATGCTCGAAGTCAAGGTGGCGGAGGTCTCGAAGTCCCTGATCAACCAGTTGGGCTCGGCCCTGAATATCCAGGGCGGCTTCGGCTCCTGGACGGGGGCGCTGGTGAGCAACCTGCTTGCCGGCGTAACCAGCGCGCTCGCCGTCAGCAAGGCGAACAACCGCCCGTTCAATCTCGCCGTCGATGCGCAGAAGACTGACAACCTGGTCAAGATTCTTGCGGAACCGAACCTCGTGACGATCAGCGGCCAGGAGGCCACGTTCCTCTCGGGTGGCAAGATCTTCATTCCCATTCCGCAAAGCAGCGGCAACGGCGTGTCGAGCATCACGCTGCAGGAGGAAGAGTTCGGCGTCGGGCTCAAGTTCACGCCGACCGTGCTGGCGAACGGCCGGATCAGCCTGAAAGTGGCACCTGAGGTATCCGAACTGTCGCCCACGGGCGTGACCGTCTCGTCTTCGGGCACGAGCGGTGTTTCAATCCTGCCGCTCATCAACACGCGTCGCGCGTCGACGGTTGTCCAGATGCATGATGGCGAGTCGTTTGCGATCGGCGGACTGTTGAGCAACAACATCACGGGCGCGCTGAAAGCCATTCCGGGTCTGGGCGAAGTACCCGTTCTCGGCGCGTTGATGCGTAGCACGTCGTTCCAGCAGGACATGACGGAACTCGTGTTCATCATCACGCCGCACCTCGTGAAGCCGATGCAGACCGCGAACTATCCGCTGCCGACGGACAGCTTCTCGCAGACGAATGAAGCCGACGTCTATGCGACTGGCAACATGGAAGGCCGCCATGGCAAGTATTCCGCCGCGCCCACGGGCGCCGGGCCGGGCAATGCGCCAGCACCGGCACCCGCACCCGCACCCGCACCCGCACCTCAGGCGCCCGCCGCACCCGTGTCGAATGCACTGCCGCCGCACGACACGCAGGCCACGTCGAGCGCGCCCGTGCAGCCGGCCGCGTCCGGCAATGCAGCGCCGCCGCAGAAAGCTGAGCCGTCGGCTCAACCCGTAGTGCTCAATCCGGTGATGGACGAACACGCAGCACGGATTGCCCGCATCGAGAGCGCCGCCCGCCGGATCGCTGCACGCGAGGGACGGCAGGACGTCGCGAACACCGATGCTTCACGCCATGCGCTGGACCACTGA
- the cpaB gene encoding Flp pilus assembly protein CpaB, producing the protein MKNVRALVMLLVAAVAGLVGVAMASRWLLDRSSGMTEKIAVSAVDISLGQRLNPEFIKMVDWPSGSLPPGSFTSADKLDGRVLKTSALRGEPILEGKLSPVGTMGGLSAVIAEGRRAITVRVNDVIGVAGFALPGNYVDIIVSTQQDKGNDKGPTKDESISKIVLEKILVLAVAQEVGRDETKPKVVNAVTLEVTPEQAEKLDLARSVGTLSLVLRNQVDTATLPTGGATKFTLLGASAPAPASAPAAAPVRPVRAHYVARPAAPRDCIGVLSGVLGSVECF; encoded by the coding sequence ATGAAGAACGTACGCGCGCTGGTGATGTTGCTGGTTGCAGCAGTGGCAGGTCTGGTCGGCGTGGCCATGGCCTCGCGCTGGCTGCTCGACAGGTCGTCGGGGATGACCGAAAAGATCGCGGTTTCCGCAGTCGACATCAGTCTTGGGCAGCGGCTCAACCCTGAATTCATCAAGATGGTCGACTGGCCCTCGGGCAGCTTGCCGCCCGGTTCCTTCACGTCAGCCGACAAGCTCGACGGGCGCGTACTGAAAACGAGCGCGCTGCGCGGCGAGCCGATCTTGGAAGGCAAGCTGAGCCCGGTGGGCACCATGGGCGGTCTTTCGGCTGTGATCGCGGAGGGGCGTCGAGCCATCACCGTGCGCGTCAACGATGTGATCGGCGTAGCCGGGTTTGCACTCCCAGGCAACTACGTCGACATCATCGTCAGCACGCAGCAGGACAAGGGCAACGACAAGGGCCCGACCAAGGACGAAAGCATCTCCAAGATCGTGCTCGAAAAGATTCTGGTGCTGGCCGTCGCGCAGGAGGTGGGACGCGACGAGACCAAGCCCAAGGTCGTCAACGCCGTGACGCTCGAAGTCACGCCGGAACAGGCGGAGAAGCTCGATCTGGCGCGCAGTGTCGGCACGCTTTCGCTGGTGTTGCGTAACCAGGTCGATACCGCCACGCTGCCGACGGGAGGCGCAACCAAGTTCACGCTGCTCGGTGCTTCCGCTCCGGCGCCGGCCTCGGCACCCGCTGCGGCACCCGTTCGCCCGGTGCGCGCGCATTACGTGGCACGTCCGGCTGCGCCGCGTGATTGCATAGGCGTGCTGTCGGGGGTGCTGGGCAGCGTCGAATGTTTCTAG
- a CDS encoding ATP-binding protein encodes MDIEAGGARLCDLVHARSGGHPGGDSHSAVPRAPRTIEETGLTEAFLLELVARTAYVLGKVSLSILIRRLKLGARVLEDVLAFGIRERMLERSGGPHDIDREFQLTETGRHRAAELMARCRYVGPAPVPLEQYQACLQRQSTHEQRVTRASVEAAFADMAVTTALLDQIGSAVNNGRPVIFFGPSGSGKTSLAERLVRLMPKRVAVPYAIAIENEIIQMFDPLIHKPCELVAADGGSNNTADGRWQYCRPPTGLSGGELTLDMLELCHDAVNGYYQAPPHIKATGGLYIIDDLGRQRVSPAALLDRWIVPLDRGYDMLTLRTGVRFSLPLNVRIVFTSNAAPADLGDEAFFRRLGAKLYVGPLDVTDYRAIYQQRSGELGIRSDDEAFDYLVHELHRLSRRPLLASYPGELLRIVLANARYLEQPAVADGPSLKRAWNIFFAVVEHDIAPAGMVEGGRSA; translated from the coding sequence ATGGACATCGAAGCGGGCGGTGCCCGCCTTTGCGACCTGGTCCATGCGCGCTCCGGCGGTCATCCGGGAGGCGACTCGCATTCAGCCGTCCCGCGGGCGCCACGGACCATCGAGGAAACTGGACTCACGGAAGCCTTCCTGCTGGAACTGGTCGCCAGAACGGCCTACGTGCTGGGCAAGGTGTCGTTGTCGATCCTGATCCGCAGGCTCAAGCTGGGCGCCAGGGTACTTGAAGACGTCCTGGCTTTCGGAATTCGCGAGCGGATGCTGGAAAGGTCGGGTGGCCCGCACGACATTGACCGCGAGTTCCAGCTTACCGAAACGGGACGCCACCGTGCTGCGGAACTCATGGCTCGCTGCCGATATGTCGGCCCGGCGCCCGTCCCACTTGAACAATACCAGGCCTGCCTGCAGCGACAATCGACGCATGAGCAGCGTGTCACGCGTGCCAGTGTGGAGGCCGCGTTTGCCGATATGGCGGTAACGACCGCGCTGCTGGACCAGATCGGCAGTGCTGTCAACAATGGTCGGCCTGTCATCTTTTTCGGACCGTCGGGAAGCGGAAAAACCTCGTTGGCCGAACGGCTTGTACGACTGATGCCGAAGCGGGTCGCCGTGCCTTACGCAATCGCGATTGAAAATGAAATCATCCAGATGTTCGATCCACTCATTCATAAGCCATGCGAACTGGTGGCTGCCGACGGCGGGTCGAACAACACGGCAGACGGCCGCTGGCAGTATTGCAGACCGCCGACAGGGCTTTCGGGGGGGGAGCTCACACTTGACATGCTGGAGTTGTGCCACGATGCCGTCAACGGCTACTACCAGGCGCCGCCGCATATCAAGGCAACCGGCGGCCTCTACATCATCGACGATCTCGGACGACAGCGAGTAAGCCCCGCAGCTCTGCTTGATCGCTGGATCGTGCCGCTCGATCGCGGGTACGACATGCTCACATTGCGCACCGGCGTGCGCTTCTCGCTGCCCTTGAATGTACGCATCGTCTTTACCAGCAACGCTGCGCCGGCGGACCTCGGCGACGAGGCGTTCTTTCGGCGTCTTGGCGCCAAGCTGTACGTTGGCCCCCTTGATGTGACCGATTACCGCGCGATTTACCAGCAGCGCAGCGGCGAGCTTGGCATACGGTCGGACGACGAAGCATTCGACTATCTGGTGCACGAGCTGCACCGGTTGTCCCGCCGCCCGCTGCTTGCTTCATACCCGGGCGAACTCCTGCGCATCGTGCTCGCCAATGCCCGTTACCTGGAGCAGCCCGCGGTAGCGGACGGCCCGAGCCTGAAGCGCGCTTGGAATATTTTTTTTGCGGTCGTCGAGCATGACATTGCGCCGGCCGGAATGGTTGAAGGCGGGCGATCTGCCTGA
- a CDS encoding A24 family peptidase, giving the protein MNAFEFPVGLCLLALVVIASWTDLRARRIPNWLVLVGAVLGLPVQCYLHGVGAGFSEWLLGMLIGGGLFLPLYALRAMGAGDVKLMGSIGAFVGSWAVFRIVLLTFIVGGIWALILLVAGRQMRPAFANIRGMLLAMIGRSQQADPSAGPSGRASVGSLPFAVAIALGTVGAMCLQTASLVF; this is encoded by the coding sequence ATGAACGCTTTCGAATTTCCAGTCGGTCTTTGTCTGCTGGCACTCGTGGTGATTGCCTCGTGGACGGATCTGCGAGCTCGTCGCATTCCAAACTGGCTTGTGTTGGTCGGTGCGGTACTCGGATTGCCAGTGCAGTGCTACCTCCACGGAGTGGGTGCGGGATTCAGCGAGTGGCTGCTCGGCATGCTCATCGGGGGAGGCCTGTTCCTGCCGCTGTACGCGCTGCGCGCAATGGGCGCGGGCGATGTCAAGCTGATGGGCTCGATCGGAGCTTTTGTGGGTTCATGGGCCGTGTTCAGGATCGTGCTGCTGACTTTCATCGTCGGGGGCATCTGGGCGCTGATTCTGCTCGTCGCCGGCCGGCAGATGAGACCCGCCTTCGCAAACATCCGGGGGATGCTTCTCGCCATGATCGGCCGGTCACAACAGGCTGATCCCAGCGCGGGACCTTCCGGGAGGGCCAGTGTCGGATCACTGCCGTTCGCTGTGGCCATTGCACTAGGTACGGTCGGCGCGATGTGTCTTCAGACGGCTAGCTTGGTGTTCTAA
- a CDS encoding Flp family type IVb pilin, translated as MKLACDFACDESGVTAMEYGLIAGFLSLVIVAGLTAGSPALKGMFDSIGTYLTNAQNAAG; from the coding sequence ATGAAACTGGCGTGTGATTTTGCTTGCGACGAGAGCGGTGTGACGGCAATGGAGTATGGCCTGATCGCGGGGTTTCTCTCACTGGTCATCGTTGCCGGCCTCACGGCGGGCAGTCCTGCCCTCAAGGGGATGTTCGATTCCATTGGAACGTACCTTACGAACGCGCAGAACGCAGCCGGCTAA
- a CDS encoding Flp family type IVb pilin, giving the protein MQIAQSFRAFVRDESGVTAMEYGLIAGFLSLVIVAGLTAGGPALKGIFDQIGTQLAAAKTAMG; this is encoded by the coding sequence ATGCAGATCGCTCAATCGTTTCGCGCCTTTGTCCGTGATGAAAGCGGTGTGACGGCAATGGAATACGGCCTGATCGCGGGGTTCCTCTCGCTCGTGATCGTTGCCGGCCTCACGGCCGGTGGCCCGGCTCTCAAAGGCATTTTCGACCAGATCGGAACTCAGCTTGCCGCTGCGAAGACCGCGATGGGCTAA